The Virgibacillus dokdonensis genome includes a window with the following:
- the addB gene encoding helicase-exonuclease AddAB subunit AddB has product MSLRFITGRVGTGKSGRIFDEIKEKLLDQPQGSAIFYLVPDQMTFQQEYNLFKDKEIRGSIRAQVVSFSRLAWRVLQETGGGNKPFISTIGMQMMLRKIMEEKQGEWHVFQHAMEKHGFIEQLETMITEFKRYAITPELLQAKMEHMNSYVHKKTGEESLLHKLEDLLYIYEKLLLSLQGKYIDGEDQLQILADKIAHSRLLENAEIYIDGFYRFTPTELIVIQALLKKCKQVTVALTVDKPEEEPTSEVDLFYQTKETFHVLKQLAASIDVTVEETIKLAPTYGRFRNRPYFAHLEQYFDHRPAPTYEQPVPIQIAEAVHPRAEVEGAAQQIIHLVRDEGYRYQDMAIFIRQTDMYHDLIATIFHDYDIPVFIDEKRTMLNHPLMEFIRSALDVVEGNWRYDAVFRLLKTDFVSISDKEYPLTADAIDELENYVLEYGVRSRTSWFSEKDWIFQRFRGFDQMSQTDTERETQLRINRYRKQVIKAFEGFDTQLREAETVKEKCVCLYRLLEELQVPTKLEQLRAEYDEQAEIEKGREQEQVWDAVIQLLDEMVEMVGEETMSLSVFRKTLEAGLETLKFAHVPPSIDHVIVGSIDRSRISDIRCAFLLGVNEGIWPLKPSADGLINEQERNLLADHGVQLAETSKRQLLDDWFYMYVSFTVASDQLWISYPLSDEEGNTKMPSQLIKRIENLFPSCCEHQLLQEPDELLEADRFVTTPHKTRAALTAQLARYRKGYPIKPIWWHVLNWYIMQEKKNGTTYRILQSLYYQNKPSNLSAETVEQLYPKQIKASVSRLETYYRCSYQHFAKYSLGLEERRTYKLDAPDIGQLFHEALKTITVWIQQGDKEFSQLTQSDAASYAHQAVTKLSPILQHQILHSSNRYQYIQQKLEEVIARATYVLSEQARRSHFSPVGLELGFGNDQDLPPLTVPLQNGFELMLRGRIDRVDKAVKDDELFLRIIDYKSSAKELNLLEVYYGLALQMLAYLDVVITHSEQWLGVKATPAGILYFHVHNPMITGQDKLDDATIEKELFKKYKMQGLLLADEDIAKLMDQALESGASQIIPAAIKKNGGFYSYSKVADERTMKHLQQHVHQLMTQAGIDMTHGAIDLNPYYYKQQNACTHCPFQSVCQFDPTISTNNYRKLADMKQDEILKRMQVEEDSEW; this is encoded by the coding sequence ATGAGTCTCCGTTTTATAACAGGTCGCGTAGGTACAGGGAAAAGTGGTCGCATATTTGATGAAATAAAAGAAAAATTGCTAGATCAGCCACAAGGCTCAGCTATATTTTATCTTGTGCCTGATCAGATGACTTTTCAGCAAGAATATAATTTATTTAAAGATAAGGAAATTCGTGGCAGTATACGGGCGCAAGTAGTTAGCTTTTCACGTTTAGCTTGGAGGGTTTTACAAGAAACAGGGGGAGGAAATAAGCCCTTTATTAGTACAATAGGAATGCAAATGATGTTACGAAAAATCATGGAAGAAAAGCAAGGAGAATGGCATGTGTTTCAACATGCTATGGAAAAGCATGGGTTTATTGAACAATTAGAAACGATGATTACCGAATTTAAACGCTACGCTATTACACCTGAATTATTACAAGCTAAAATGGAGCATATGAATAGCTATGTACATAAGAAAACAGGAGAAGAAAGTCTCCTTCATAAATTGGAAGACTTGTTGTATATTTATGAAAAACTATTGCTTTCATTACAAGGAAAATATATAGACGGGGAAGATCAATTACAAATACTTGCAGATAAAATTGCTCATTCCAGGCTATTAGAAAATGCAGAAATCTATATTGATGGTTTTTATCGTTTTACACCTACAGAACTTATCGTAATACAAGCATTGTTAAAAAAATGTAAGCAAGTTACGGTTGCGTTAACGGTCGATAAGCCAGAAGAAGAACCTACTTCAGAAGTTGATTTGTTTTATCAAACGAAAGAAACGTTTCATGTATTAAAGCAATTAGCTGCGTCTATAGATGTAACGGTAGAAGAAACGATTAAACTAGCCCCTACATATGGTCGCTTTCGTAATCGCCCATACTTTGCTCATTTGGAGCAGTACTTTGATCATCGTCCAGCGCCAACATATGAACAACCAGTCCCTATACAAATTGCTGAGGCAGTTCATCCTCGTGCAGAGGTGGAAGGTGCTGCACAGCAAATTATTCATTTGGTGCGAGACGAGGGATATCGTTATCAAGATATGGCCATATTTATAAGGCAAACAGACATGTATCATGATCTAATCGCGACGATTTTTCATGATTACGATATCCCTGTATTTATTGATGAAAAGCGGACGATGTTAAACCATCCGTTAATGGAATTTATTCGTTCAGCATTAGATGTCGTTGAAGGAAATTGGCGTTACGACGCGGTTTTTCGTCTGTTAAAAACAGATTTTGTGTCAATTTCGGACAAGGAATACCCGCTAACAGCAGATGCGATTGATGAATTAGAAAATTATGTACTGGAATATGGAGTTCGATCCCGCACAAGCTGGTTTTCTGAGAAAGATTGGATTTTTCAGCGTTTTCGTGGATTTGATCAGATGTCACAAACAGATACAGAACGGGAAACACAATTACGTATTAACCGTTATCGAAAACAAGTAATTAAGGCCTTTGAAGGCTTTGATACGCAATTAAGAGAAGCAGAAACAGTGAAGGAAAAATGTGTTTGTTTGTATCGATTATTGGAAGAACTTCAAGTTCCTACAAAATTAGAACAATTGCGAGCTGAATACGATGAACAAGCTGAAATCGAAAAGGGGCGAGAACAGGAACAAGTTTGGGATGCCGTTATTCAACTGTTGGATGAAATGGTAGAAATGGTTGGCGAAGAAACGATGTCATTATCTGTATTTCGTAAAACATTGGAAGCTGGTTTAGAAACATTGAAGTTTGCTCATGTGCCCCCAAGTATAGATCATGTTATTGTCGGTTCTATTGATCGCTCAAGAATAAGCGATATTCGTTGTGCCTTTTTATTAGGTGTAAATGAAGGAATTTGGCCGTTGAAACCGTCCGCGGATGGGTTAATTAATGAACAAGAGCGTAATTTATTAGCTGATCATGGCGTACAGCTTGCTGAAACGAGTAAACGTCAATTACTAGACGACTGGTTTTATATGTATGTGTCTTTCACAGTAGCAAGTGATCAGTTATGGATTAGTTACCCATTAAGTGATGAAGAGGGAAATACGAAGATGCCATCACAACTTATTAAGCGAATAGAGAACTTATTCCCAAGCTGTTGTGAACATCAATTGCTGCAAGAACCCGATGAATTGTTAGAAGCAGATCGTTTTGTGACAACACCTCATAAAACAAGAGCTGCCTTAACAGCACAACTAGCAAGGTATCGTAAGGGGTATCCAATAAAACCCATTTGGTGGCATGTACTCAATTGGTATATCATGCAGGAAAAAAAGAACGGAACGACATACCGTATTTTACAGAGCCTGTATTATCAAAATAAACCTAGTAATCTATCGGCAGAAACCGTTGAGCAGCTATATCCAAAACAGATTAAAGCAAGTGTTTCTAGACTGGAGACATATTACAGATGTTCTTATCAGCATTTCGCCAAATATAGCCTTGGTTTAGAGGAAAGGCGAACATATAAGCTAGATGCACCAGATATTGGTCAGTTATTCCATGAAGCGTTAAAAACGATAACCGTATGGATTCAACAAGGAGACAAAGAATTTTCTCAACTCACACAATCTGATGCGGCTTCATACGCACATCAAGCAGTTACCAAGCTATCTCCTATATTACAGCACCAAATCTTGCACAGTTCGAATCGCTATCAGTATATTCAACAGAAATTAGAAGAAGTAATTGCAAGGGCAACGTATGTACTAAGTGAGCAAGCTAGAAGAAGCCATTTTTCTCCAGTTGGTTTGGAGTTAGGATTTGGGAACGATCAAGATCTACCGCCGTTAACTGTTCCTTTGCAAAACGGATTTGAATTGATGCTTAGAGGCAGGATAGACCGTGTCGATAAGGCTGTTAAAGATGACGAGCTATTTTTACGAATTATTGATTACAAATCAAGTGCAAAGGAATTAAATTTGCTTGAGGTGTACTACGGACTTGCATTGCAAATGTTAGCATACCTTGATGTAGTTATTACGCATTCGGAACAATGGCTAGGCGTAAAAGCAACACCAGCAGGTATTCTGTATTTCCACGTCCATAATCCGATGATTACAGGACAAGACAAGCTTGATGATGCCACGATTGAAAAAGAATTATTTAAAAAATATAAGATGCAAGGGCTATTGTTGGCAGATGAAGATATTGCTAAACTCATGGACCAAGCTTTAGAATCAGGTGCTAGCCAGATAATTCCAGCTGCAATTAAAAAGAATGGTGGATTTTACAGTTATTCTAAAGTAGCAGATGAAAGGACCATGAAGCATTTACAGCAACATGTTCATCAACTGATGACGCAGGCAGGGATAGACATGACACATGGTGCTATCGATTTAAATCCATATTATTATAAACAACAAAATGCTTGTACGCACTGCCCGTTTCAATCTGTATGTCAATTTGATCCGACGATATCAACGAACAATTACCGCAAACTAGCAGATATGAAGCAGGATGAAATACTCAAACGAATGCAAGTAGAGGAGGATTCAGAATGGTGA
- the addA gene encoding helicase-exonuclease AddAB subunit AddA — MVSWTTEQEEAIYTKGSDILVAAAAGSGKTAVLVERIIQKLLDKKQPVDIDSLLVVTFTNAAAQEMRNRVGDALEKALEKNPASLHLKKQLSLLQRASISTLHAFCLDVVKQYAYLLDIDPAFRIANNMEAELMKQEVLDDLFESWYGTDAEEQEAFFQVVDRFSSDRSDADVEKLILQLYEFAVKNPWPDKWLDQLAEAYDIPKTAQESELSWLKILKREVKEQLNAMEEEIEQAMKVARESDGPYHYADTLEKDLVLVHEASAHLGDWQQLHDWIEASTFAKLSSKKVEVNEEKKKQVKKLRESYKKRWTAMKQGWFARNLVSHLEDMREMAPIMKQLASLVKAFKAKFQEEKKGRALVDFSDLEHLCLQILLEDRNVDKPKPSKVAKSFQEQYTEILIDEYQDTNLVQETILSLISNQTDAGNRFMVGDVKQSIYRFRHAEPSLFIKKYNRFAQSEHLAKRIDLSRNFRSRSQVLMATNYLFRQIIDESLGEINYDANAELIYGNKMYDNFPHRAPSPELIIIDRETNERKETDLDHSMDLEKAELEARMYANKIKHWIGQEDGQPLQVVDKKTEQQRDVQYRDIVILLRSMTDAPVITDELKKQGIPVYAELSTGYFEAIEVKVMISFLKVVDNPRQDIPLASVLRSPIVGLNEEELTTIRLARKKQTYYEALLFYAKEHVNALADKITMFLESLHRLRKATRQGALSELIWQIYRETKYYDYVGGMPGGRQRQANLRALYDRARTYEATSFRGLFRFLRFIERMEERKEDLGAARALSEQEDVVRIMTIHKSKGLEFPVVLLGGMDKQFNLSDLNQKYLLHKDYGFASKYIDPVKRISYPTLYYHALRREMLRDQLAEEMRVLYVALTRAKEKLVMIGSVASFDKKKEKWQAIQNHPYWVLPTHGRIEAKTYLDWVAPALVRHHENEVLRLGEIGEQVKEEIQQDPSSWEISIHHANELEETGKQADDELDQLYQHISEWTPFTLSSDKLAKTVQQRLSDTYPYIHAAKSRAKQTVTELKRQQELKDEYSSDHLITPRQRPIMKRPVFMQKEKKVSAAEKGTFMHKVMQHLPLHRSLTYEEIETELEKMVEKEMIGREAVEEIDITAIEHFYQTSIAQIMITAPYVQREIPFSLAIPATEVYHDWQGKEEDVLIQGVIDAIISTKDGWIILDYKTDSIHGEWSELVEEKLLRRYQTQMDLYRHAVETIWRQPVLETYLYFFTKQALVRVPSRRY, encoded by the coding sequence ATGGTGAGCTGGACAACGGAACAAGAAGAAGCTATCTATACAAAAGGGTCTGATATTCTTGTTGCAGCAGCTGCAGGTTCGGGGAAAACAGCAGTTTTGGTGGAACGAATTATTCAAAAACTGTTGGATAAGAAGCAACCTGTAGATATTGATTCCTTACTTGTGGTTACATTTACAAATGCAGCTGCACAAGAAATGCGTAATCGAGTTGGTGATGCATTAGAAAAAGCTTTAGAAAAAAACCCAGCTTCTTTACATTTAAAAAAACAATTATCGTTATTACAACGAGCATCTATCTCCACATTACACGCATTTTGTTTAGATGTTGTTAAGCAATATGCTTATTTGTTAGATATTGACCCAGCTTTTCGGATTGCAAATAATATGGAAGCAGAACTGATGAAGCAGGAAGTATTAGACGACTTATTTGAAAGCTGGTATGGAACGGATGCAGAGGAACAAGAAGCTTTTTTTCAAGTTGTTGACCGTTTTTCAAGTGATCGAAGCGATGCCGATGTAGAGAAATTAATTTTACAATTATATGAGTTTGCAGTAAAAAACCCTTGGCCGGATAAATGGTTAGATCAATTAGCGGAAGCTTATGATATACCAAAAACGGCTCAAGAAAGTGAGTTAAGCTGGCTAAAAATTTTGAAACGCGAAGTGAAAGAACAGTTAAATGCCATGGAAGAGGAAATAGAGCAAGCAATGAAGGTAGCGAGAGAAAGTGATGGACCTTATCATTATGCCGATACACTCGAGAAGGATTTGGTACTTGTTCATGAAGCGAGTGCTCATTTGGGTGATTGGCAACAATTGCACGATTGGATAGAAGCAAGTACGTTTGCTAAGCTATCTAGTAAAAAAGTAGAGGTTAATGAGGAAAAGAAAAAACAAGTAAAAAAATTACGAGAAAGCTATAAAAAGCGCTGGACAGCCATGAAACAAGGTTGGTTTGCTAGGAATTTAGTAAGCCACCTAGAAGATATGCGTGAAATGGCTCCGATAATGAAACAGTTAGCTTCACTCGTGAAAGCATTTAAAGCGAAGTTTCAAGAAGAAAAAAAAGGACGTGCTCTCGTTGATTTCTCCGACTTAGAGCATTTATGTTTGCAAATATTGCTTGAAGATAGAAATGTGGATAAGCCAAAGCCGTCAAAAGTGGCAAAAAGTTTCCAAGAGCAATATACGGAAATACTCATTGATGAGTATCAAGATACAAACCTTGTTCAAGAGACTATTTTATCACTAATAAGCAATCAAACAGATGCGGGAAACAGATTCATGGTAGGGGATGTTAAACAAAGCATTTATCGCTTTCGCCACGCAGAGCCGTCTTTGTTTATAAAAAAGTATAATCGTTTTGCTCAATCTGAACATCTTGCTAAACGAATCGACTTATCACGGAATTTTAGAAGCCGTAGCCAAGTTTTAATGGCGACAAATTATTTATTTAGACAAATCATTGATGAATCGCTTGGAGAAATAAATTATGATGCAAATGCAGAGCTCATTTATGGAAATAAGATGTATGACAACTTCCCCCACAGAGCTCCTAGTCCAGAATTAATTATTATTGATCGAGAAACGAATGAGCGTAAAGAAACCGACTTGGATCATTCCATGGACCTAGAGAAAGCAGAATTAGAAGCACGAATGTATGCAAATAAAATAAAGCACTGGATTGGCCAAGAAGACGGGCAACCATTACAAGTAGTAGATAAAAAAACAGAGCAACAACGTGACGTGCAATATCGAGATATTGTTATCTTACTTCGTTCCATGACGGATGCACCTGTGATTACAGACGAGCTAAAAAAACAAGGAATTCCTGTTTATGCAGAACTGTCTACAGGCTATTTTGAGGCGATTGAAGTAAAAGTCATGATCAGCTTTTTAAAAGTCGTAGATAATCCGCGGCAGGATATTCCTTTAGCCTCTGTTTTGCGTTCACCAATTGTCGGTCTAAATGAAGAAGAATTAACTACCATTCGGTTAGCGAGAAAAAAACAAACCTATTATGAGGCATTACTATTCTATGCAAAAGAGCATGTCAATGCATTAGCTGATAAAATCACCATGTTTTTAGAGTCGTTACATCGATTACGTAAAGCCACAAGACAAGGAGCTTTATCGGAGTTAATTTGGCAAATTTATCGAGAAACGAAATATTATGATTATGTTGGTGGTATGCCAGGAGGTAGGCAAAGGCAGGCGAACCTCCGTGCATTGTATGATCGGGCACGAACGTATGAAGCAACCTCTTTCCGTGGCTTATTCCGTTTTCTTCGCTTTATAGAACGTATGGAAGAGAGAAAGGAAGATTTAGGCGCTGCAAGAGCTTTAAGTGAACAAGAAGATGTTGTAAGGATTATGACCATCCATAAAAGTAAAGGATTGGAATTTCCTGTAGTCTTACTAGGTGGTATGGATAAACAATTTAATTTAAGTGATTTAAATCAAAAATATTTATTGCATAAAGATTATGGTTTTGCTAGCAAGTATATTGATCCAGTTAAACGAATATCTTATCCTACGCTTTATTATCATGCATTAAGACGGGAAATGTTACGTGATCAATTAGCGGAGGAGATGCGCGTTTTATATGTCGCATTAACTCGAGCCAAAGAAAAGCTTGTTATGATTGGAAGTGTGGCATCTTTTGATAAGAAAAAGGAAAAATGGCAAGCCATTCAAAACCATCCTTACTGGGTACTACCAACTCATGGACGAATAGAAGCAAAAACATACCTTGATTGGGTTGCTCCTGCACTTGTACGGCATCATGAAAATGAAGTATTACGACTTGGAGAAATAGGAGAACAAGTAAAAGAAGAAATTCAACAAGACCCTTCTAGTTGGGAAATTAGCATCCATCACGCTAACGAGCTTGAAGAAACAGGGAAGCAAGCTGATGACGAATTAGATCAGCTTTATCAACATATTTCTGAATGGACTCCTTTTACATTATCCAGCGATAAGTTAGCAAAAACGGTGCAACAACGTTTGAGTGATACGTATCCTTATATACACGCTGCGAAATCCAGAGCGAAACAAACGGTAACCGAATTAAAGCGGCAGCAGGAATTAAAAGATGAGTACAGTAGTGATCATTTAATTACACCTAGGCAAAGACCAATTATGAAACGCCCTGTTTTTATGCAAAAGGAAAAGAAGGTATCAGCTGCTGAAAAGGGTACTTTTATGCATAAAGTAATGCAACATTTACCATTGCATCGTTCGTTGACGTATGAGGAGATTGAAACGGAATTAGAAAAAATGGTGGAAAAAGAAATGATTGGTCGAGAGGCTGTCGAAGAAATAGATATTACAGCTATTGAACATTTTTACCAAACGTCAATTGCTCAAATAATGATAACAGCTCCTTATGTGCAACGAGAAATTCCGTTTAGTTTAGCCATTCCAGCTACAGAAGTATATCATGATTGGCAAGGAAAAGAAGAAGATGTATTAATACAAGGTGTAATCGATGCGATTATTTCGACAAAGGATGGTTGGATTATACTGGACTATAAAACCGACTCCATTCATGGAGAATGGTCCGAGCTAGTAGAAGAAAAGTTGTTACGAAGATATCAAACACAAATGGATCTTTACCGCCATGCAGTTGAAACTATTTGGAGACAGCCAGTATTGGAAACATACCTTTATTTCTTTACAAAACAAGCGCTTGTTCGGGTGCCGTCCAGAAGATATTGA
- a CDS encoding spore germination protein codes for MPSIVGPIKIVSVSGGVVNFGDSFYIAPKESTKTNAGSGSLNTGDFTCTNNGVSSTNPFDPDINDQNLTANA; via the coding sequence ATGCCTTCTATTGTTGGTCCGATTAAAATTGTTAGTGTGAGTGGTGGGGTCGTAAATTTTGGTGATTCCTTTTATATTGCTCCAAAAGAATCTACAAAAACAAATGCTGGTTCTGGTTCCTTAAACACTGGAGATTTCACATGCACAAATAATGGTGTAAGTTCAACCAATCCATTTGACCCAGATATAAACGACCAAAATTTAACTGCAAATGCTTAA
- a CDS encoding spore germination protein GerPE, with translation MKKRTSIVDNLFTNSVSTSSILSIGDTENAALKFKGLAIQKQNPVFSKRDEETFNYPLFKRDTNWPEPKMLVNKLTTHHKGSIHVANVASIGVSSSSLLQIGNLTRVYAESRVKHFRKLQDTSESFE, from the coding sequence ATGAAAAAAAGAACATCCATTGTTGATAATTTGTTTACTAACTCTGTATCCACAAGTAGTATACTTTCCATTGGGGATACAGAAAATGCTGCGTTAAAATTTAAAGGGCTTGCTATTCAAAAACAAAACCCTGTTTTTTCTAAACGTGATGAAGAAACATTCAATTACCCACTATTTAAGCGAGATACGAATTGGCCAGAACCTAAAATGCTCGTAAACAAATTAACGACCCACCACAAAGGGAGCATTCATGTGGCGAATGTTGCAAGTATCGGCGTAAGTAGTTCTTCATTACTCCAAATTGGTAATTTAACAAGAGTCTATGCAGAGTCCCGTGTGAAGCATTTCCGTAAGCTACAAGATACAAGTGAATCTTTTGAATGA
- a CDS encoding spore gernimation protein GerPD, producing the protein MNMEVHNWGLNIGNVQVDNVSSSSVFLIGDNEQFLLSSFFDTPPEAFTLGNIVPLALT; encoded by the coding sequence ATGAATATGGAAGTTCATAATTGGGGGTTAAATATTGGTAATGTTCAAGTTGACAACGTATCCTCATCATCTGTGTTTCTAATTGGGGACAATGAGCAATTTCTTCTTTCATCCTTTTTCGATACACCACCCGAAGCATTTACTTTAGGAAATATTGTACCATTAGCACTTACGTAA
- the gerPC gene encoding spore germination protein GerPC gives MNHSNWSAYMYDMHEYMRQQEALIEQLTSRVNELEEKLQNKKSNHIEKVEYHFDQLKIEQLDGTLHIGLSPQDLANLDGSFIDQPKPPNYQAPLKQTIQAELNDYLHRNGTNIINQMAAEYNVSMDDGYPPILIQDMIKQLPGRIAFYENEAYNEKNLQTRDDIHRFISDNVKNEIKQSLRKYMDTQRSKGE, from the coding sequence ATGAATCATTCAAACTGGTCCGCTTATATGTACGATATGCATGAATACATGAGACAACAGGAAGCGTTAATTGAACAATTAACATCACGAGTAAATGAATTAGAAGAAAAGCTACAGAACAAAAAATCTAACCATATCGAAAAAGTAGAATATCATTTTGACCAACTAAAAATTGAACAATTAGATGGAACGCTTCATATTGGTTTATCTCCACAAGATTTGGCTAATCTAGACGGTAGCTTTATTGATCAACCGAAACCTCCAAACTATCAAGCCCCTTTAAAACAAACGATACAAGCAGAATTAAATGATTATTTGCATCGAAACGGCACAAATATAATTAACCAAATGGCAGCAGAATATAATGTAAGTATGGATGACGGTTATCCTCCCATTTTGATTCAAGATATGATCAAACAGTTACCAGGACGAATTGCCTTTTACGAAAACGAAGCATATAACGAAAAAAACTTACAAACAAGAGATGACATCCATCGATTTATATCCGACAACGTAAAAAATGAAATTAAACAGTCATTACGAAAATATATGGATACCCAAAGATCTAAAGGAGAATAG
- a CDS encoding spore germination protein GerPB gives MPLTVHQTISIYMIKVGAITNSSVLQIGSTGSIQSQSDIYNTGGYTEPAPTAEVIQEAVPLVPLAP, from the coding sequence ATGCCTTTAACCGTGCATCAAACCATAAGTATTTATATGATTAAAGTTGGAGCTATTACGAATTCATCTGTTCTACAAATTGGTAGTACGGGAAGTATTCAATCCCAATCTGACATTTACAATACCGGTGGTTATACGGAACCTGCGCCAACAGCCGAAGTTATTCAAGAAGCAGTTCCATTGGTTCCTTTAGCTCCCTAA
- a CDS encoding spore germination protein, translating into MPAKVGAVKVVNLSSSSIFNIGDVYSMSPNSTAKTYAGGGSFNTGNGIRVNLGNAKTYIYDSDKVDMSYN; encoded by the coding sequence ATGCCAGCGAAAGTAGGGGCAGTGAAAGTCGTTAACTTATCATCTTCCAGTATTTTTAATATTGGTGACGTTTACTCAATGTCTCCGAATAGTACTGCTAAAACATATGCTGGTGGAGGGTCATTTAATACCGGCAACGGAATTCGCGTAAACTTAGGAAATGCTAAAACGTATATATACGATTCAGATAAAGTAGATATGTCTTATAACTAA
- a CDS encoding DUF418 domain-containing protein, translating to MIELTKERNVFMNQQASPVQAKERLHWIDAARGFAIFGILIVNMLSFSSPYFTYRGEGLVWNNPEDEVTLAVIDIVFQASFYSLFSFLFGFGLQLMTDRLQLKKLEAVPLLTRRLLFLLLFGVIHAFVIWYGDILITYALVGLLALLFLRVKERTLIYWAVGLLGGFVGFITFISYLARTWIAMYGQEPLKPVEPIIANYQSNSFTTIWSQNAQDWLFGSGLGLFFLPFLLLPLFLVGMYFARKRWLHHPMQHKSLLKKLWVYSLILFLVFKLGPYFFGNPLWFEIAQDSIGGLFSALFYILSITLLGQTELGAKLMQPFNYVGRMAFTNYIMQSILCVLLFYGIGLGWYGQTSPLQGVGIAIIIYGLQMIYSSIWLRKFRYGPLEWLWRSLTYGKMQLMGK from the coding sequence ATGATTGAACTAACAAAGGAAAGGAATGTGTTTATGAATCAACAAGCTTCACCTGTGCAAGCAAAAGAGAGACTTCATTGGATAGATGCTGCAAGGGGATTTGCCATTTTTGGCATACTAATTGTTAATATGCTGTCATTTAGCTCTCCTTACTTTACATACAGAGGAGAAGGGTTAGTTTGGAATAATCCTGAAGATGAGGTAACGCTTGCTGTTATTGATATCGTTTTTCAAGCGAGCTTTTACAGTTTATTTTCTTTTTTATTTGGATTTGGCCTCCAATTAATGACGGATCGTCTCCAATTAAAAAAATTAGAAGCTGTTCCGCTTCTAACTCGAAGACTTTTATTTTTATTATTATTTGGAGTGATTCATGCATTTGTAATTTGGTATGGCGATATCTTAATTACCTATGCTCTTGTCGGTTTACTTGCATTGTTATTTTTGAGAGTAAAGGAGAGGACTTTAATTTATTGGGCTGTGGGGCTGTTAGGAGGGTTTGTTGGCTTTATTACATTTATTTCCTATTTGGCGAGAACATGGATAGCTATGTATGGACAAGAGCCATTAAAGCCAGTTGAACCTATTATTGCAAATTATCAAAGTAACTCCTTTACTACTATTTGGTCACAAAATGCGCAAGATTGGCTGTTTGGGAGTGGATTAGGTCTCTTCTTTCTTCCCTTTTTACTCTTGCCGTTATTTTTAGTGGGTATGTATTTTGCAAGAAAACGTTGGTTACATCATCCAATGCAACATAAATCACTACTAAAAAAGTTATGGGTGTATTCGCTTATTTTGTTTTTAGTGTTTAAATTAGGGCCATATTTCTTTGGTAACCCATTGTGGTTTGAAATTGCCCAAGATAGTATTGGAGGCTTGTTTTCTGCCCTGTTTTATATTTTGTCCATTACACTATTGGGACAAACAGAATTAGGTGCTAAATTGATGCAACCATTTAACTATGTTGGGAGAATGGCATTTACCAACTATATTATGCAGTCTATCCTTTGTGTTCTCTTGTTTTATGGGATTGGATTAGGTTGGTATGGTCAAACTTCCCCGTTACAAGGTGTAGGTATAGCCATTATTATTTATGGTTTGCAAATGATATATAGTAGTATATGGTTAAGGAAGTTCCGTTATGGGCCTTTGGAGTGGTTATGGAGAAGTCTTACTTATGGAAAGATGCAACTTATGGGCAAATAA